A single region of the Bombus fervidus isolate BK054 chromosome 18, iyBomFerv1, whole genome shotgun sequence genome encodes:
- the LOC141445943 gene encoding phospholipase B1, membrane-associated-like, with protein sequence MGDSLTIGAGATSIYTFEVNIENRDIVGSVGGRETLRQFLTLPNILKEFNSKLVGYSLGDAEVLI encoded by the exons ATGGGTGATTCTTTGACAATCGGCGCTGGAGCTACTTCGATTTATACGTTCGAAGTGAACATTGAAAATAGAGATATAGTTGGCAGTGTCGGCGGTCGAGAAACTTTGAGACAGTTCCTGACTCTCCCTAATATTCTTAAA GAATTCAATTCTAAATTAGTAGGTTATTCACTTGGGGACGCTGAAGTACTGATCTAG
- the LOC139996448 gene encoding fatty acyl-CoA reductase 1-like produces the protein MNAINKDWKENSINKGLNKTNTLEEFYTGSGILVTGATGFVGIGLLEKLMRVCPRIAAICILIRPKTNETIEQRFKKIMDDPIYDGIKAKNPSLFSRVYPVKGDVSLPNLGLSQENRNLLLEKINIVFHAAATVRFNEPLHVAVNVNTSGTARVVELWNELKHPVSFVHVSTAYSNANLQEIEEKVYTTSLSPSEVIDMCDKFDKTSINLLEKRILKTYPNTYTFSKNLAEQIVASKCKDMPVAIVRPSVIGAALIEPCPGWIQGTSGFTGPFLLIGRGCATAILGMRDGRIDLVPVDFVIDTIICTAWHVTLHRDREVKVYNCTSNANPFRWGQMKDAMVKCSIEAPLKDTLWYPGCPIIANRYIYIVRSVIPHVLPAFVIDTFLRLRGSKPTMMKLLKNGNKLFTLLSYFLTNEWTFQRDNCSDLARKVKMLHDSDMVKLDLEDMDWEKYVAIYLIGIRKFILKQELQSTARQRLSKLYWIHQITKMSGIMILLLIIYCIVY, from the exons ATGAATGCAATCAATAAAGATTGGAAAGAAAATTCGATCAATAAAGGATTGAATAAGACGAATACTCTGGAGGAATTCTATACCGGTAGTGGGATTCTTGTGACTGGAGCAACTGGTTTCGTGGGAATAGGTCTTCTGGAAAAACTGATGCGCGTATGTCCACGCATCGCTGCCATTTGTATTCTAATTCGTccaaaaacgaacgaaacgatagAACAACGATTTAAGAAGATCATGGATGATCCC ATTTATGATGGCATTAAAGCGAAGAACCCCTCACTTTTCAGCAGAGTTTATCCCGTGAAAGGTGACGTGAGTCTGCCGAATTTAGGTCTTTCgcaagaaaatagaaatctgtTGTTAGAGAAAATAAACATAGTGTTTCACGCCGCGGCCACTGTGAGATTCAACGAGCCGTTGCACGTGGCTGTTAATGTGAATACGAGTGGTACTGCTCGTGTCGTCGAACTTTGGAACGAACTGAAGCATCCGGTTAGCTTCGTCCACGTTAGCACAGCTTATAGTAACGCGAATCTACAAGAGATCGAGGAAAAAGTTTATAC CACGAGCTTGAGTCCTTCGGAGGTAATCGATATGTGTGATAAATTCGACAAAACGTCGATCAACCTGCTGGAAAAGAGGATTTTAAAAACTTATCCAAATACATACACATTCAGTAAGAATTTAGCAGAGCAGATTGTAGCAAGCAAGTGCAAAGATATGCCAGTTGCGATAGTACGGCCAAGCGTAATTGGTGCCGCTTTGATAGAACCATGTCCTGGTTGGATACAGGGTACTTCTGGATTTACAG GTCCCTTTCTGCTAATCGGCAGAGGATGTGCAACAGCGATACTAGGTATGAGAGATGGAAGAATAGACTTAGTTCCTGTCGATTTTGTAATTGACACTATAATATGTACTGCATGGCATGTCACGTTACATCGTGATCGTGAAGTTAAAGTTTACAACTGCACGAGTAACGCTAATCCTTTTag ATGGGGTCAGATGAAAGATGCCATGGTGAAATGTAGCATAGAAGCGCCATTGAAAGATACGCTATGGTATCCGGGTTGTCCAATAATAGCTAatagatatatttacataGTTCGAAGTGTAATACCGCATGTTTTGCCTGCGTTCGTCATAGATACATTTTTAAGACTGCGAGGCAGTAAACCAAC aATGATGAAACTTCTAAAAAATGGCAACAAGCTGTTCACATTGTTATCATATTTCCTGACGAACGAATGGACTTTCCAAAGGGATAACTGTTCCGATTTGGCGAGGAAGGTGAAAATGTTACACGACAGCGATATGGTCAAACTAGATTTGGAGGATATGGATTGGGAGAAGTATGTCGCAATTTACCTGATTGGAATTAggaaatttattctaaaacaAGAGCTTCAATCAACAGCCCGACAACGATTATCAAA ATTGTACTGGATACATCAGATCACTAAAATGTCCGGTATAATGATCTTACTACTGataatatattgtatcgtGTACTGA